A region of Allocoleopsis franciscana PCC 7113 DNA encodes the following proteins:
- a CDS encoding PAS domain S-box protein — translation MQLEGQPSVFANLELFSAFVEHMPAAVAMLDCELRYLLTSRRWLSDYALENQDLVGREYYKIFPLFLHEQGRVSPPHSSPCGLSFENTSSNDSNSLTPLPSWTKTPVISSTSFHWLERWRKIFALSLAGETQRGDSAYFIKPDGSRQRVKWEIQPWRTRNGEIGGIMISTEFQESPSIAEVPDCESEPSYCRFRETATQGIWGTGSLSNTIEQLQQEIAERQQAQALQQESEERYRSLIAAMAEGIILQDANGIIRTCNAAAERILGVSADQLLGRTLMESHWLIITEEGEAISQEEHPLHLTLRTGQSFTDVIIGLYKPDSSLTWLSLNSQPLFRPQETTPYSAVVSLIDITKRKQIGAALRESEERFRATFEQAAVGITHAELDGSFVRVNQKFCDIVGYTREDILQRTLQDITHPEDREVDRKYLRSLLIGEIETYSLEKRYLRQDGEAIWVEITASLVHTPQGNSAAGRITLLPQYFLCVVQDISDRKAAEAALRNSEAKLRQRAQREELLNRLSNQIRRSLDLNTILETAVREIRHLLQIDRCQFAWYYADERRSYWEVVKEARNLDCAERTGRYPADLIGPLNQRLLNLEILRIDDVETIGDPIFQSFIRSFSCTSVLSLPMQTPSGTIGVINCIHTQEARPWTDWELELLQAVKAQLLIAIKQAELYAASRRSTQEAQEKATQLQQTLHELQRTQAQLIQSEKMSSLGQLVAGVAHEINNPVNFIYGNLIHAQGYFQELLGLLSLYRATYPHPPGMIQDYIEAIDLDFLMTDLTQLQDSMKIGAERIREIVRSLRTFSRLDESESKQVDIHSGIESTLMILQNRLKGKPGCPAISVIKQYGNLPLVECYPGQLNQVFMNLLTNAIDAVDEKSRCQSSQAHGTQEESIIHPPPTITITTGIVLTDKQEDHSLSEEERSKEEGDMEYCQANCFASPLLSCKNLNSSVHSPTISPTHVFICIADNGIGMTQKTQQQLFDPFFTTKAVGKGTGLGLAISYQIIVEKHGGDLRCNSALGDGAEFVIEIPIKHHQRQSQLSHK, via the coding sequence ATGCAACTTGAAGGTCAACCCTCGGTATTCGCTAATTTAGAGCTGTTTTCTGCATTTGTAGAACACATGCCTGCCGCTGTAGCCATGCTCGATTGTGAGCTGCGTTACTTGCTTACGTCTCGTCGGTGGCTGAGCGATTACGCTCTGGAAAATCAAGACCTTGTAGGTCGCGAATATTACAAAATATTTCCCCTATTTTTGCATGAGCAAGGGAGAGTGTCACCGCCTCACTCCTCTCCCTGCGGATTATCTTTCGAGAACACTTCCAGTAACGATTCCAACTCGCTAACGCCTCTACCTAGCTGGACTAAAACTCCAGTCATCAGTTCTACATCTTTTCACTGGCTTGAACGATGGCGGAAAATTTTCGCTTTAAGTTTAGCGGGAGAAACTCAGCGAGGAGATTCAGCTTATTTCATCAAACCTGACGGTTCTCGGCAAAGAGTGAAGTGGGAAATCCAGCCTTGGCGCACCCGTAACGGTGAAATAGGTGGAATTATGATTTCCACCGAATTCCAAGAAAGTCCATCTATCGCTGAAGTACCCGATTGCGAAAGTGAGCCTAGTTATTGTCGGTTTAGGGAAACAGCCACCCAAGGGATTTGGGGGACAGGTTCTCTGAGCAACACCATTGAACAGCTACAGCAGGAGATTGCGGAGCGCCAGCAGGCACAAGCGTTGCAACAGGAATCCGAAGAACGGTATCGCTCCTTGATTGCCGCCATGGCAGAAGGCATTATCTTACAAGATGCTAATGGGATCATTCGCACCTGCAATGCGGCTGCCGAACGAATTCTGGGGGTGTCTGCCGATCAACTGTTGGGCCGGACATTGATGGAGTCACACTGGTTGATTATTACGGAAGAGGGGGAGGCGATTTCTCAGGAGGAACATCCACTCCATTTAACGCTGCGTACTGGACAATCTTTTACCGATGTGATTATCGGTCTTTACAAGCCTGACAGCAGCCTCACTTGGCTCAGCCTCAATTCACAACCTCTTTTTCGCCCCCAGGAAACAACCCCTTATTCAGCGGTGGTTTCTTTGATTGATATCACCAAGCGCAAACAAATCGGAGCGGCATTGCGTGAGAGTGAAGAACGTTTTCGTGCCACCTTTGAGCAGGCGGCTGTCGGCATTACCCATGCCGAACTGGATGGCTCCTTTGTCCGGGTCAATCAGAAGTTTTGTGATATTGTTGGCTATACCCGTGAGGATATATTGCAACGAACGCTTCAGGATATTACCCATCCGGAGGATCGAGAGGTAGATCGGAAGTATTTGCGATCGCTCTTAATTGGTGAAATTGAAACCTATTCCCTAGAAAAGCGCTACCTCCGCCAGGATGGTGAGGCGATTTGGGTGGAAATTACGGCGTCTTTGGTGCATACCCCCCAAGGGAATAGCGCTGCGGGACGTATCACACTCCTACCTCAATACTTTCTATGTGTTGTCCAAGACATCAGTGATCGGAAAGCGGCTGAAGCAGCCTTGCGGAACTCAGAAGCCAAATTACGACAACGAGCACAGCGGGAAGAACTGCTCAATCGCCTGTCTAATCAAATCCGCAGATCGTTGGACTTGAACACAATTCTCGAAACTGCTGTCCGAGAAATCCGTCACTTGCTGCAAATTGATCGCTGCCAGTTTGCTTGGTATTACGCTGATGAGCGTCGCTCTTATTGGGAAGTGGTTAAAGAAGCTCGCAATCTTGATTGTGCAGAACGCACCGGTCGCTATCCCGCTGATCTGATCGGGCCGCTCAACCAAAGACTGCTGAATTTGGAAATTCTCCGCATTGATGATGTCGAGACGATTGGTGACCCGATTTTTCAATCGTTTATTCGTTCTTTTAGCTGTACCTCCGTGTTGTCGTTGCCGATGCAGACGCCTTCAGGGACGATTGGTGTGATCAACTGTATTCATACTCAAGAGGCTCGACCTTGGACGGATTGGGAATTGGAACTGTTACAAGCAGTGAAGGCTCAACTGCTGATTGCGATTAAACAGGCTGAGCTTTATGCTGCCAGCCGCCGGTCCACTCAGGAAGCCCAAGAAAAAGCTACCCAATTGCAACAAACTCTGCACGAGTTACAACGTACCCAAGCTCAGTTGATTCAGAGTGAAAAAATGTCGAGTTTGGGTCAGTTAGTAGCCGGTGTCGCTCACGAAATTAACAATCCAGTTAACTTTATATACGGCAATCTCATCCATGCTCAAGGGTATTTTCAGGAACTCTTGGGTCTACTGTCACTGTATCGTGCCACCTACCCCCATCCTCCGGGGATGATTCAAGACTATATAGAAGCCATTGACTTAGATTTTTTGATGACTGACCTGACCCAACTTCAGGACTCGATGAAGATCGGTGCTGAGCGCATTCGGGAGATCGTGCGATCGCTACGCACATTTTCCCGCTTAGATGAGTCGGAAAGCAAACAAGTAGACATTCATTCAGGCATTGAGAGTACCCTGATGATTCTGCAAAATCGGCTTAAAGGGAAGCCCGGTTGTCCGGCTATTTCTGTGATTAAACAGTATGGCAACTTACCCCTAGTTGAGTGCTATCCAGGACAGCTCAATCAAGTATTCATGAATTTGCTGACGAATGCCATTGATGCTGTAGATGAAAAAAGCAGATGTCAGTCCTCACAGGCTCATGGTACTCAGGAAGAATCCATCATTCATCCCCCACCCACTATCACGATTACCACGGGTATTGTCCTTACCGATAAACAGGAAGATCACAGTTTATCTGAGGAGGAGAGAAGCAAAGAGGAAGGAGATATGGAGTATTGTCAAGCTAATTGCTTTGCATCCCCTTTACTCTCCTGCAAAAATCTGAATTCATCCGTTCACTCCCCTACTATTTCGCCCACTCATGTCTTTATTTGCATCGCCGATAATGGGATAGGAATGACGCAGAAGACACAGCAGCAGCTATTTGATCCATTTTTTACCACTAAGGCGGTGGGTAAAGGAACGGGTTTGGGGTTAGCCATCAGCTACCAGATCATTGTTGAGAAACACGGAGGTGATTTGCGGTGTAATTCAGCACTCGGAGACGGCGCTGAGTTTGTGATAGAAATCCCCATCAAACATCATCAAAGGCAAAGTCAGTTAAGCCATAAATGA
- the trpD gene encoding anthranilate phosphoribosyltransferase has product MNDSALAIENQDTVASNTQTPTNWSTLLQQLLDRQSLSQDQASQLMQGWLQEEIPEVLSGAILAAIQTKGVSAAELAGMAQVLQAQSLQKMAIEHQVPVIDTCGTGGDGASTFNISTAVAFVAAAAGVRVAKHGNRSASSKVGSADVLEALGVNLTAETEKVVAALNEVGVTFLFARGWHPALKVVAPLRQTLKVRTIFNLLGPLVNPLRPTGQIVGVCDPQLVITIAQALCQMGTPKAIALHGREKLDEAGLADETDLALLSQGEVRLSTLNPQQLGLTPAPTGALRGGNVDENALILRHVLQGKGTTAQQDAVALNASLALQVGGMIPLEDHQAGIEMAKEVIYSGAAWSKLEQLVQFLKSGN; this is encoded by the coding sequence ATGAATGACTCTGCTTTGGCGATAGAAAACCAAGACACCGTAGCGTCCAACACCCAAACCCCTACCAACTGGTCAACACTACTGCAACAACTCCTCGACCGCCAATCTTTATCTCAGGATCAGGCATCACAGCTTATGCAGGGATGGCTTCAGGAAGAAATTCCAGAGGTTTTATCCGGTGCAATTCTCGCCGCCATCCAAACAAAAGGTGTGTCCGCCGCAGAGCTAGCCGGGATGGCTCAAGTTTTACAAGCTCAATCGTTACAGAAGATGGCGATTGAACATCAAGTTCCAGTTATTGATACCTGTGGTACCGGTGGGGATGGAGCCTCAACCTTTAATATCTCAACAGCCGTGGCTTTTGTTGCGGCTGCCGCAGGTGTTCGCGTTGCTAAGCATGGTAATCGTTCTGCTTCAAGCAAAGTGGGTTCGGCAGATGTTTTGGAAGCCCTCGGCGTGAACCTCACTGCCGAGACGGAAAAGGTTGTGGCTGCGTTAAATGAAGTGGGTGTGACGTTCCTGTTTGCACGGGGTTGGCACCCAGCGCTGAAGGTAGTGGCTCCCCTGCGGCAAACACTGAAGGTGCGGACGATATTTAATCTTTTAGGCCCACTCGTCAATCCGTTACGCCCTACCGGTCAAATTGTTGGCGTCTGTGACCCACAATTGGTGATCACGATTGCCCAAGCGTTGTGTCAAATGGGAACCCCCAAGGCTATTGCCCTACATGGACGGGAAAAATTGGATGAGGCAGGATTAGCCGATGAAACGGACTTGGCGTTATTGTCACAAGGCGAAGTGCGATTATCAACCCTCAATCCTCAACAGCTCGGCTTAACACCAGCACCAACAGGGGCGCTGCGAGGCGGAAATGTTGATGAAAATGCGCTGATATTGCGGCATGTCTTGCAAGGAAAGGGAACAACCGCCCAGCAGGATGCTGTCGCCTTGAATGCCTCCTTAGCTTTACAAGTCGGCGGAATGATCCCACTAGAAGACCATCAAGCGGGGATTGAGATGGCTAAAGAGGTTATTTATAGTGGTGCCGCTTGGTCGAAGCTAGAGCAGTTAGTCCAGTTTTTGAAGAGCGGGAATTAA
- a CDS encoding glycosyltransferase: protein MHIGFLNPQGNFDPGDSHLSEHPDFGGQLTYVKQVALEMAQKGHKVDILTRQIIEPDWPEFAEPFDAYSGVDNVRIIRLPAGPKEFLRKELLWPHLVTDWVPNILKFYRNQGGLPDVMTTHYGDGGVCGVLIEEETGVPFTFTAHSLGAQKMDQRQVTPENLPELDPQFYFGRRLIAERLSMNRSAVNITSTRQERFEQYSHQAYQGAIDVSHKARFAVIAPGVDSSIFGAEVRSDHEEATYQLVMERLARDIPEPRREWPVIVASSRLAPKKNILGLVQAFAISPTLQERANLLLITPGLDNPLHEEASDSQTEQEVLVPIREVVNENNLWGKISAFGLPDQPALAATYRLMSKRRSVFALTSYYEPFGLGPLEAAVAGLPVVGTQNGGLSESLKQGDDEYSILVDPEDPADIAQGLEQVICDAQLWEQLQSGGQQHVLENYTWECTAKHYLTLIEQIVAQPAARRSSELLPIHPYFRNPQPQTDVSLEELSRLYFGSNPTSPSEEPSNFASSTLTHT, encoded by the coding sequence ATGCACATTGGATTTCTCAACCCTCAAGGCAACTTCGACCCAGGTGATAGTCACTTATCCGAACATCCCGATTTTGGTGGTCAACTGACCTATGTCAAACAAGTCGCCTTAGAAATGGCTCAAAAGGGTCACAAAGTCGATATTCTCACCCGCCAAATCATAGAACCCGACTGGCCCGAATTTGCAGAACCCTTTGACGCTTATTCTGGGGTGGATAACGTCCGCATTATCCGGTTACCGGCTGGCCCTAAAGAATTTTTGCGTAAAGAGTTACTTTGGCCTCATTTGGTCACAGACTGGGTACCTAACATCCTGAAATTTTATCGCAACCAAGGTGGCTTACCCGATGTGATGACCACCCACTACGGTGATGGAGGAGTCTGTGGCGTTCTGATTGAAGAGGAGACGGGCGTACCCTTCACCTTTACCGCTCATTCTCTGGGTGCCCAGAAGATGGATCAACGGCAGGTTACCCCAGAAAATCTCCCGGAACTTGATCCGCAATTCTATTTCGGACGCCGCCTCATTGCCGAACGCCTGAGCATGAATCGCTCAGCGGTTAACATCACCAGTACGCGACAGGAACGCTTTGAGCAGTATTCTCATCAAGCCTATCAGGGAGCCATTGATGTTTCCCATAAGGCTCGCTTTGCCGTGATTGCGCCCGGAGTAGACTCATCCATTTTCGGTGCCGAAGTCCGCTCTGACCATGAAGAAGCAACCTATCAACTCGTGATGGAACGATTGGCACGAGATATTCCTGAACCAAGGCGAGAGTGGCCTGTGATCGTAGCCAGCAGCCGCTTAGCTCCTAAAAAGAACATCCTAGGTCTAGTGCAAGCCTTCGCCATCAGCCCAACCTTACAGGAACGAGCCAATCTGCTGCTGATTACCCCAGGATTGGATAATCCACTGCACGAGGAAGCCAGCGACTCTCAAACTGAACAAGAGGTATTAGTCCCCATCCGAGAGGTGGTGAACGAAAACAACTTGTGGGGCAAGATTAGTGCCTTTGGTTTACCGGATCAACCCGCCTTAGCCGCGACCTATCGGTTGATGAGCAAACGCCGTTCTGTATTCGCCCTCACATCCTACTATGAACCCTTTGGACTCGGTCCTTTGGAAGCTGCCGTAGCCGGTCTGCCTGTGGTGGGAACCCAGAATGGAGGCTTAAGTGAAAGCTTAAAACAGGGGGATGATGAATATAGTATCTTGGTTGACCCAGAAGATCCTGCTGATATTGCACAGGGACTTGAACAGGTGATTTGTGATGCCCAACTGTGGGAACAGTTGCAATCGGGGGGTCAGCAGCATGTTTTGGAGAATTATACCTGGGAGTGTACCGCCAAACACTACCTGACTCTGATTGAGCAGATTGTGGCTCAACCTGCGGCACGTCGGTCTTCTGAATTACTCCCTATTCATCCTTATTTCCGTAACCCCCAACCGCAAACCGATGTTTCTCTGGAAGAATTGAGCCGCCTTTACTTTGGTTCTAATCCGACATCTCCCTCGGAAGAACCCAGCAATTTTGCATCGTCTACTCTAACTCATACATAA
- the ispF gene encoding 2-C-methyl-D-erythritol 2,4-cyclodiphosphate synthase, whose translation MNIRIGNGYDIHQLVTERPLILGGIEIAHEMGLLGHSDADVLTHAMMDAMLGALSLGDIGHYFPPTDPKWAGADSIVLLSQVNQLIHTHGFSIGNIDSVIVAERPKLKPHLKAMRDRLSSTLELQPDQISIKATTNEKLGPVGREEGIAAYAVALLVGR comes from the coding sequence ATGAATATACGCATTGGTAATGGTTACGATATCCATCAACTCGTTACAGAACGTCCACTGATTTTAGGTGGCATAGAAATTGCCCATGAGATGGGTTTACTTGGTCATAGTGATGCCGACGTTTTGACCCACGCGATGATGGATGCGATGCTGGGTGCTTTGAGTTTAGGGGATATTGGTCATTACTTCCCCCCCACTGACCCAAAGTGGGCAGGGGCAGATAGTATAGTTTTGCTGAGTCAGGTCAATCAACTCATCCACACCCACGGTTTTTCCATTGGAAATATTGACTCTGTGATTGTGGCAGAACGTCCGAAGCTAAAGCCTCACCTTAAGGCTATGCGCGATCGCCTCAGTTCCACACTAGAATTACAACCCGACCAAATCAGCATCAAGGCAACCACAAACGAAAAGTTAGGCCCCGTAGGACGAGAAGAGGGAATAGCTGCCTATGCAGTAGCGTTATTGGTGGGTCGTTAA
- a CDS encoding SAM hydrolase/SAM-dependent halogenase family protein, protein MLVHIIADYGLGDLAFAEVVQRIKLYLPDAEPVLTPVPAFATLAAGFCIAQLGLNQAPPGTIIYHNVAPREDDQQARTANAGERLAFARLPTGVRVIGVNAGYAFSFVRDVAEDLRWAAVAAEGSQFRSRDLFPQAAGAIALGQPDALGEEISSSDIPDVPPNCIAYIDGYGNLKTTIKYDISNGQDGETVRLRMGEREQDATKSDGSFAVESGQLAFAPGSSGWVNAQGDSTCWMEIFLRGGNAWESFDCPSVGTPIQINEGTARSRA, encoded by the coding sequence ATGCTCGTTCACATCATTGCCGATTACGGCTTAGGCGACTTAGCCTTTGCTGAAGTCGTACAACGGATCAAGCTTTATCTCCCAGATGCGGAACCTGTACTCACGCCTGTCCCGGCTTTTGCTACCTTAGCAGCGGGATTTTGTATTGCCCAGTTGGGCTTGAATCAAGCTCCCCCTGGAACCATCATTTATCATAATGTTGCGCCGCGAGAGGATGATCAACAGGCGCGTACTGCTAATGCGGGTGAGCGTCTGGCTTTCGCCCGTCTACCGACGGGTGTGCGCGTAATTGGTGTGAATGCGGGTTATGCTTTCTCATTTGTGCGGGATGTGGCTGAAGATCTGCGCTGGGCGGCGGTAGCGGCTGAAGGATCTCAGTTCCGTTCCCGTGACCTATTTCCCCAAGCCGCTGGGGCGATCGCATTGGGTCAACCTGATGCTCTGGGTGAAGAAATATCCTCTTCTGATATACCCGATGTGCCACCCAACTGTATTGCCTATATTGATGGCTACGGCAACTTGAAAACTACGATTAAATATGATATTAGCAATGGGCAAGACGGCGAAACGGTGCGTTTACGAATGGGTGAGAGAGAACAGGACGCAACCAAGAGTGATGGTAGCTTTGCCGTCGAATCCGGACAATTAGCCTTTGCACCGGGTAGCAGTGGTTGGGTGAATGCCCAAGGTGACTCTACCTGTTGGATGGAGATTTTCCTCCGTGGTGGTAATGCCTGGGAGTCTTTTGATTGCCCTTCGGTGGGTACGCCGATACAGATCAACGAAGGGACTGCTCGCTCAAGAGCCTGA